A window of the Nisaea acidiphila genome harbors these coding sequences:
- a CDS encoding TetR/AcrR family transcriptional regulator, producing MKAAAKLFYEEGIRSTSVDAISDKADVTKRTLYYHFKSKDELVEAYLLSQDQPTLAAYERWYAEAPGDVGEKIEGLFHAFAAASAKPGWRGCGFLRTSAELAATPGHPAIKAGATHKKRFEAWLRDILEQDGHPDPAIASQQILVLLDGAASVMLIHRDEAYVKAAGAAAKALAGRRG from the coding sequence GTGAAGGCGGCCGCCAAGCTGTTCTACGAAGAGGGTATCCGCAGCACGAGCGTCGACGCGATTTCGGACAAAGCCGATGTCACGAAACGGACGCTCTATTATCATTTCAAGAGTAAGGACGAACTCGTCGAGGCCTATCTTCTGTCGCAGGACCAGCCGACTCTCGCCGCCTATGAACGCTGGTACGCCGAAGCGCCGGGCGACGTCGGAGAAAAGATCGAAGGCCTGTTCCACGCCTTCGCCGCCGCGTCGGCAAAACCGGGCTGGCGAGGCTGCGGTTTCCTCAGAACCAGCGCAGAGCTTGCCGCCACGCCCGGGCATCCGGCAATCAAAGCCGGCGCAACTCACAAGAAACGGTTCGAGGCGTGGCTACGGGATATCCTTGAACAGGACGGGCACCCGGACCCCGCCATCGCATCGCAGCAAATTCTGGTGCTTCTCGACGGCGCAGCCTCGGTGATGCTGATCCATCGCGATGAGGCGTATGTGAAAGCGGCCGGCGCCGCGGCAAAAGCCTTGGCCGGCAGGCGCGGCTAG
- a CDS encoding carbohydrate ABC transporter permease, translated as MIATRTAGFDYDRALNTTAAWALALVWFAPLIYAVWTAFHPTEFSTRFVLTAPLTLENFVAAWNAAPFARYFLNTVLLVTSILIGQFVLCTLAAFAFARFEFRGRDTVFVLVLLQLLVMPDILIVENYRTMRFLGLLDTILAIGLPYMASAFGIFLLRQTFKTIPKELDDAARVEGAGFFTILMKVYVPLAKPTYLAYGLVSVSHHWNNFLWPLIVTNSVETRPVTVGLSVFSSTDQGIDWAIITAATLMTSGPLLIAFLLFQRQFVQSFMRAGIK; from the coding sequence ATGATCGCCACCAGAACCGCCGGTTTCGACTACGACAGGGCGCTGAACACGACCGCCGCCTGGGCGCTCGCGCTCGTCTGGTTCGCGCCGCTGATCTACGCCGTCTGGACCGCGTTCCATCCGACCGAATTCTCCACCCGCTTCGTGCTGACCGCGCCGCTGACGCTGGAGAATTTCGTCGCTGCCTGGAATGCCGCGCCCTTCGCGCGCTACTTCCTCAACACCGTGCTGCTCGTGACCTCGATCCTGATCGGCCAGTTCGTGCTCTGCACGCTCGCCGCCTTCGCCTTCGCGCGCTTCGAGTTCCGCGGGCGCGACACCGTCTTCGTGCTGGTGCTGCTGCAGCTTCTGGTGATGCCCGATATCCTGATCGTCGAGAACTACCGCACGATGCGGTTTCTCGGCCTGCTCGACACCATCCTCGCCATCGGCCTGCCTTACATGGCCTCCGCCTTCGGGATCTTCCTGCTGCGCCAGACCTTCAAAACGATCCCGAAGGAACTGGACGACGCGGCGCGTGTCGAGGGCGCGGGCTTCTTCACGATATTGATGAAGGTCTATGTCCCGCTGGCGAAGCCGACCTACCTCGCCTACGGCCTGGTCTCGGTCAGCCACCACTGGAACAATTTCCTCTGGCCGCTGATCGTCACCAACTCGGTCGAGACAAGGCCGGTGACGGTCGGGCTCAGCGTCTTCTCATCGACCGATCAGGGGATCGACTGGGCGATCATCACGGCTGCGACACTGATGACGTCCGGCCCGCTGCTGATCGCTTTCCTGCTGTTCCAGAGGCAATTCGTTCAGAGCTTCATGCGTGCCGGGATCAAGTGA
- the paaK gene encoding phenylacetate--CoA ligase PaaK, with translation MLNLAPKHHELDPIERASRDELEALQLHRLQWSLGHAYDHSPVYRAKFDEAGVNPEDVLTLSDLARFPFTRKADLREHYPFGMFAVPREKLARIHASSGTTGKPTVVGYTKKDIDVWSEVMARSIRASGGRPGDVVHVAYGYGLFTGGLGAHYGAERLGCTVVPASGGMTERQITLIRDFGANVIMVTPSYMLSILDEFRAQGIDPRDTKLKVGIFGAEPWTDAMRREIEDAFDMHAVDIYGLSEIIGPGVANECVETKDGLHIWEDHFYPEVIDPATGEVLPEGERGELVLTSLTKEAFPVIRYRTGDLTRLLPGTARTMRRMEKVTGRADDMLIVRGVNVFPTQIEEQLLKCDGLAPHYQIELTREGRMDTMTVICEATSDAAGEEAHAAASAKELAHHIKSVIGVSARIVVGDPGSVERSQGKARRVVDKRQAG, from the coding sequence GTGCTGAATCTGGCACCCAAACATCACGAGCTCGATCCGATCGAGCGCGCGAGCCGCGACGAACTCGAGGCGCTTCAGCTTCACCGTCTGCAATGGAGCCTCGGCCACGCCTACGATCATTCGCCGGTCTATCGCGCGAAGTTCGACGAGGCCGGGGTCAATCCGGAGGATGTGCTTACTCTCTCGGACCTCGCGCGCTTTCCCTTCACGCGGAAGGCGGATCTCCGGGAGCATTATCCCTTCGGCATGTTCGCCGTGCCGCGGGAGAAGCTGGCGCGCATTCATGCCTCGTCCGGCACGACGGGTAAGCCGACCGTGGTCGGCTATACAAAAAAGGATATCGACGTCTGGTCCGAGGTCATGGCGCGCAGCATCCGGGCTTCCGGAGGTCGGCCGGGCGACGTGGTGCATGTGGCCTATGGCTACGGGCTTTTCACCGGCGGGCTCGGCGCGCATTACGGCGCGGAGCGGCTGGGGTGCACCGTGGTCCCGGCTTCGGGCGGGATGACGGAGCGCCAGATCACCCTGATCCGGGATTTCGGCGCGAACGTCATCATGGTGACGCCGTCCTACATGCTTTCGATCCTGGACGAGTTCCGCGCCCAGGGGATCGATCCGCGCGATACCAAGCTCAAGGTCGGTATCTTCGGGGCCGAGCCCTGGACGGATGCGATGCGCCGGGAGATCGAGGACGCTTTCGACATGCATGCGGTCGATATCTACGGTCTGTCGGAGATCATTGGCCCCGGCGTCGCGAACGAGTGCGTCGAGACCAAGGACGGGCTTCATATCTGGGAGGATCATTTCTACCCGGAGGTGATCGATCCCGCGACCGGGGAGGTCTTGCCCGAAGGCGAGCGGGGAGAGTTGGTGCTGACCTCGCTGACGAAGGAAGCCTTTCCGGTAATCCGCTACCGCACGGGCGACCTGACGCGGCTGCTGCCGGGCACGGCGCGGACCATGCGGCGGATGGAAAAGGTCACCGGCCGGGCCGATGACATGTTGATCGTGCGCGGCGTCAATGTCTTCCCGACGCAGATCGAGGAACAGCTGCTGAAATGCGACGGGCTCGCGCCGCATTACCAGATCGAGCTGACCCGCGAGGGCCGGATGGACACGATGACGGTGATCTGCGAGGCGACATCGGATGCGGCCGGCGAGGAGGCGCACGCCGCCGCCAGCGCCAAGGAGCTCGCGCATCACATCAAGAGCGTGATCGGCGTGAGCGCCAGGATCGTCGTCGGCGACCCCGGCAGCGTCGAGCGCTCCCAGGGCAAGGCGCGCCGCGTGGTGGATAAGCGCCAGGCCGGCTAG
- a CDS encoding crotonase/enoyl-CoA hydratase family protein has translation MSKTVLFETNGPVAQLTLNRPEKLNALNYELIDLLMDHLEEIERRDDLRGVILTGAGEKAFSSGADIAGFEPDVRAGPDVALREIVRRGQAMTARIETFPKPILVAVNGLAYGGGSEITEAAPLALASDRASFCKAEIRLGFAPPFGGSQRLPRLIGRKRAMRMLLSGEPISAEAARDYGLVNEVVPHNRLMEEAYALMERITAHSPLAVAACLGSATRGINVPIDEGLAIEGGYFARMVPTHDMKEGVAAFLEKREPQFEGR, from the coding sequence GTGTCTAAGACCGTGCTGTTCGAGACGAACGGACCTGTCGCACAGCTGACGCTGAACCGGCCGGAAAAACTCAACGCCCTGAATTACGAACTGATCGATCTTCTCATGGATCATCTGGAGGAGATCGAACGGCGTGACGATCTGCGCGGCGTGATCCTGACCGGTGCGGGCGAGAAGGCATTCTCGTCCGGTGCCGACATCGCCGGTTTTGAACCCGATGTGCGTGCCGGTCCGGACGTGGCATTGCGCGAGATTGTTCGTCGCGGGCAAGCAATGACCGCGCGGATCGAGACTTTCCCGAAGCCGATACTGGTTGCCGTGAACGGCCTTGCATATGGCGGCGGCTCGGAAATCACCGAAGCGGCGCCTCTCGCGCTCGCAAGTGACCGGGCCAGCTTTTGCAAGGCGGAAATTCGTCTTGGATTTGCGCCCCCCTTCGGCGGATCCCAGCGGCTGCCGCGTCTCATCGGACGCAAGCGGGCGATGCGCATGCTGCTGTCCGGCGAGCCGATATCCGCCGAGGCGGCCCGCGATTACGGGCTGGTCAACGAAGTTGTTCCACACAATCGCCTGATGGAAGAAGCCTACGCTCTCATGGAGCGGATCACTGCCCATTCGCCGCTCGCCGTGGCCGCGTGCCTTGGCAGCGCAACGCGGGGCATCAATGTGCCTATAGACGAAGGCTTGGCGATCGAGGGCGGGTATTTCGCCCGGATGGTTCCGACCCACGATATGAAAGAGGGAGTCGCGGCCTTTCTGGAAAAGCGCGAACCGCAGTTCGAGGGCCGCTGA
- the kynU gene encoding kynureninase, giving the protein MTALDRDALAARDAADPLARFRNDFELPDGVIYLDGNSLGPLPRVVRERVAACVTEEWGTGLIRSWNSAGWIDLPTKAGGKISALIGAEPESVVATDSTSVNLFKVLAAALALRPDRKVIVSEKSNFPTDLYMVEGLTELFGKGHELRLIEDPSKLPEALGKDVAAVMLTHVNYRSGYMHDMAAVTKSGHEAGALAIWDLAHSAGAVPVDLAGAGADFAVGCGYKYLNGGPGAPAFAYVAPRHQEAARQPLTGWFSHKAPFAFDHRFEATDGIKRFLCGTPPVLAMTALDAALDLWSEVDMAALREKSVALTECFIELVESRCAGLGLTLASPREAAQRGSQVSFAHESGYPVMQALIARGVIGDFRAPDLLRFGFTPLYTRFADVWDAVTHLEDILRTRCWDRPEFHARAAVT; this is encoded by the coding sequence GTGACGGCCCTTGACCGTGACGCGCTGGCAGCGCGCGACGCCGCCGATCCGCTCGCCCGCTTCCGCAACGATTTCGAGCTTCCGGACGGCGTCATCTATCTCGACGGCAATTCCCTTGGCCCCTTGCCCCGTGTCGTCCGCGAACGGGTCGCCGCTTGCGTGACGGAGGAATGGGGCACAGGCCTGATCCGGAGCTGGAACTCCGCCGGTTGGATCGATCTGCCGACGAAAGCCGGCGGGAAAATCAGCGCGCTGATCGGTGCCGAGCCGGAGAGCGTGGTCGCAACCGATTCCACCTCGGTCAATCTCTTCAAGGTGCTCGCCGCCGCCCTCGCGCTCCGGCCGGACCGGAAGGTCATCGTCTCGGAGAAAAGTAACTTTCCTACCGACCTCTACATGGTCGAGGGACTGACGGAGCTGTTCGGCAAGGGACACGAGCTGCGCCTAATCGAGGATCCCTCCAAGCTGCCGGAAGCGCTAGGGAAAGACGTCGCGGCCGTCATGCTGACGCATGTGAACTATCGCAGCGGCTACATGCACGATATGGCGGCGGTCACCAAGTCGGGGCACGAAGCGGGCGCACTCGCGATCTGGGACCTCGCGCACTCCGCAGGTGCGGTTCCGGTCGATCTCGCCGGCGCCGGCGCCGATTTCGCCGTCGGCTGCGGCTACAAGTATCTGAATGGCGGCCCCGGCGCGCCCGCATTCGCCTATGTCGCGCCGCGCCACCAAGAGGCCGCCCGGCAACCGCTGACCGGCTGGTTCTCTCACAAGGCGCCTTTCGCTTTCGACCATCGCTTCGAGGCGACGGACGGCATCAAGCGCTTCCTCTGCGGCACACCCCCGGTGCTCGCAATGACCGCGCTCGACGCGGCATTGGATCTCTGGTCGGAGGTGGACATGGCTGCGCTCCGGGAGAAATCCGTCGCCCTCACCGAATGCTTCATCGAGCTCGTCGAGAGCCGTTGCGCCGGCCTCGGCCTCACGCTCGCCAGCCCGCGCGAGGCAGCGCAGCGAGGCAGCCAGGTCTCCTTCGCACACGAAAGCGGCTATCCGGTCATGCAGGCGCTGATCGCCCGCGGCGTGATCGGGGACTTCCGCGCCCCGGACCTGCTGCGCTTCGGTTTCACGCCTCTCTATACGCGCTTCGCCGATGTCTGGGACGCGGTCACGCATCTGGAAGACATCCTCCGCACCCGTTGCTGGGACCGGCCTGAGTTTCACGCGCGGGCGGCGGTGACCTAG
- a CDS encoding NIPSNAP family protein, whose translation MLTCFIRYHIDPTKKAQFIQYSRNWGEAIPRCGADLIGYFAPQEGSTTLAYGVYNVDSLAAYEDYRKRLAADPLGRENYEFAQKEKFLLREDRTFLMNASNPVQKGDMP comes from the coding sequence ATGCTGACCTGCTTTATCCGCTACCATATCGATCCGACCAAGAAGGCCCAGTTCATCCAATATTCCCGGAACTGGGGCGAAGCGATCCCGCGTTGCGGCGCTGACCTGATCGGTTACTTCGCACCGCAGGAAGGTTCGACCACCCTCGCCTACGGCGTCTACAATGTCGATAGCCTCGCCGCATACGAAGACTACCGCAAACGGCTCGCCGCCGATCCGCTCGGCCGGGAGAATTACGAATTCGCCCAGAAGGAGAAGTTCCTGCTGCGCGAGGACCGGACCTTCCTTATGAATGCATCGAACCCGGTCCAAAAGGGAGATATGCCGTGA
- a CDS encoding antibiotic biosynthesis monooxygenase family protein, with amino-acid sequence MIAVIFEVEPHPEHQDRYLEIAASMRALVEQVDGFISVERFASLTNEGKLVSLSFFRDETAVEDWRKLVAHRGAQAEGRERLFKNYRLRVASVLRDYGMNERDEAPADSRARHDVS; translated from the coding sequence GTGATCGCCGTGATTTTCGAAGTCGAGCCCCATCCGGAACACCAGGACCGCTATCTGGAGATCGCCGCCAGCATGCGCGCGCTGGTCGAGCAGGTGGACGGATTCATCTCCGTCGAGCGCTTCGCGAGCCTGACGAACGAAGGCAAGCTGGTCTCACTCTCTTTCTTCCGCGACGAGACTGCGGTGGAGGACTGGCGCAAGCTCGTCGCCCATCGCGGCGCGCAGGCCGAAGGCCGGGAGAGGCTCTTCAAGAATTACCGCCTGCGCGTCGCTTCCGTGCTACGGGATTACGGCATGAACGAGCGCGATGAGGCTCCGGCCGACAGCCGGGCGCGCCACGACGTCAGTTGA
- a CDS encoding YaiI/YqxD family protein: MKSVYVDADACPVKTEILAIADRTEANFYIVSNRGFRTGDRANVKNVLVSDKFDAADDWIAERVKPGDIVVTGDIPLAKRAIEAGAKALGHGGREFTEAGIGMAMAMRDLMSDLRAMGEVSGGGPAFSKRDRESFIRELERMLRA; encoded by the coding sequence ATGAAGTCTGTTTATGTCGACGCCGATGCCTGCCCGGTGAAGACCGAGATCCTTGCGATCGCCGATCGCACGGAGGCGAATTTCTACATCGTCAGCAACCGGGGCTTCCGCACCGGAGACCGGGCGAACGTGAAGAACGTGCTGGTCTCGGACAAATTCGACGCGGCGGACGACTGGATCGCCGAACGGGTAAAGCCGGGCGACATCGTCGTCACCGGCGATATCCCGCTCGCCAAGCGGGCGATCGAGGCCGGCGCCAAGGCGCTCGGGCATGGAGGGCGGGAATTCACCGAGGCGGGAATCGGCATGGCGATGGCGATGCGCGACCTGATGTCGGACCTCCGGGCAATGGGCGAGGTCTCCGGCGGCGGCCCCGCCTTCTCGAAAAGGGACCGGGAATCCTTCATCCGCGAGCTGGAGCGGATGTTGCGCGCCTGA
- a CDS encoding FAD-binding oxidoreductase translates to MNDQTPQSIDAALAEIRAALGPKGWLEDANDTLKYRTDWRGAPEGEALGVARPASTEETAAVVRAAAKAGICIVPQGGNTGLAIGSVPTEPRPTIVLSTDRLTAVRTLDPDNYAMVAEAGCIIQNMQAVAAEAGRLFPLSLASEGSSTVGGTLSTNAGGNNTIKYGNTREQILGIEAVLADGSVFDGLETLRKNNTGYDMKQLFIGAEGTLGIVTAAAFRLMPLPRVRETAMLAVPSPHEAQHLLTSAREMSGDTVLAFEIMPRASFDMALKFIDGIVDPLAEPSPWYVLLEMGTSSPLDDLRAKLEAIFAEAMEKGWVTDGVIAESEAQRRELWRIREEQAEAGKREGTPRIAGDVSVPVSRVADYLEQSQATMNAYLPGLFFNCFGHMGDGNIHYTARKPASVSEAEWEEKKPGLTKRMYETALALGGSISAEHGIGSEKLPYLEKYGSPSKIALMKSVKQALDPKNIMNPGKVIP, encoded by the coding sequence GTGAACGATCAGACGCCCCAATCCATCGACGCGGCGCTTGCCGAGATCCGGGCGGCCCTGGGCCCGAAAGGCTGGCTCGAGGATGCGAACGACACGCTGAAGTACCGGACCGACTGGCGCGGCGCGCCGGAGGGCGAGGCGCTTGGCGTGGCGCGGCCGGCCTCGACCGAAGAGACGGCGGCGGTGGTCCGTGCGGCGGCGAAGGCCGGGATCTGCATCGTGCCGCAAGGCGGCAATACCGGGCTCGCCATCGGCTCCGTGCCGACCGAGCCCAGGCCGACCATCGTGCTCTCGACCGACCGGCTGACTGCCGTGCGCACGCTCGACCCGGACAATTACGCCATGGTCGCCGAGGCGGGCTGCATCATCCAGAACATGCAGGCGGTCGCGGCCGAGGCGGGCCGGCTGTTCCCGCTCTCGCTCGCCAGCGAAGGCTCCAGCACGGTCGGCGGCACGCTCTCGACCAATGCCGGCGGCAACAACACGATCAAGTACGGCAACACCCGCGAGCAGATCCTCGGCATCGAGGCCGTGCTGGCGGACGGCTCCGTGTTCGACGGGCTGGAAACGCTGCGCAAGAACAATACCGGCTACGACATGAAGCAGCTCTTCATCGGCGCCGAGGGCACGCTGGGGATCGTCACCGCCGCCGCCTTCCGCCTGATGCCGCTGCCGCGCGTCCGCGAGACCGCGATGCTTGCCGTGCCGTCGCCGCACGAGGCGCAGCACCTGCTCACAAGTGCCCGGGAAATGTCCGGCGACACCGTCCTCGCCTTCGAGATCATGCCGCGGGCCTCCTTCGACATGGCGCTGAAATTCATCGACGGCATCGTCGATCCGCTGGCCGAACCCTCGCCCTGGTACGTGCTGCTGGAAATGGGAACCTCGTCGCCGCTGGACGACCTGCGCGCCAAGCTCGAGGCGATTTTCGCAGAGGCCATGGAGAAAGGCTGGGTGACCGACGGGGTGATCGCGGAGAGCGAGGCACAGCGCCGGGAACTCTGGCGGATCCGCGAGGAACAGGCCGAGGCCGGCAAGCGCGAGGGCACGCCCCGCATCGCCGGGGACGTCTCGGTCCCGGTTTCCCGCGTCGCGGACTATCTCGAGCAGTCGCAGGCCACGATGAACGCTTACTTGCCGGGCCTGTTCTTCAACTGCTTCGGTCATATGGGCGACGGCAACATCCACTACACGGCGCGCAAGCCGGCCTCGGTCAGCGAGGCCGAGTGGGAGGAGAAGAAGCCGGGCCTGACCAAGCGCATGTACGAGACCGCGCTCGCTCTCGGCGGCAGCATCTCCGCCGAGCACGGGATCGGCTCGGAAAAACTGCCCTATCTCGAAAAATACGGCTCACCCTCGAAGATCGCGCTGATGAAATCGGTGAAACAGGCCCTCGATCCGAAGAACATCATGAATCCGGGGAAGGTCATCCCCTGA
- a CDS encoding ArsR/SmtB family transcription factor: MKEGPDIALIGSLIGDPARANMLTTLMSGKALTASELAAEAGITAQTASSHLSKLEGAGLLTQRKQGRHRYFAIADDEVGNLLEAMMGLAAKRGHMRARTGPRDPALRKARVCYNHLAGEFGVRMFDSLAARGLVVEEGEEVSLTDEGEAFVSGLGIDLPALTSLRRPLCKSCLDWSMRRTHLAGALGTALLDRFYDLGWARRVEGTRIVSFTGDGERRFLEMFPAA, translated from the coding sequence ATGAAAGAAGGACCCGACATCGCCCTGATCGGCTCGCTCATCGGCGACCCGGCACGGGCCAACATGCTGACCACCCTGATGAGCGGCAAGGCTCTCACCGCGAGCGAGCTGGCGGCCGAGGCAGGGATCACCGCGCAGACGGCGAGTTCGCATCTCTCCAAGCTGGAGGGCGCCGGGTTGCTGACCCAGCGCAAGCAGGGCCGGCATCGCTATTTCGCGATCGCCGACGACGAGGTCGGCAATCTGTTGGAGGCGATGATGGGGCTCGCGGCGAAGCGCGGCCACATGCGTGCCCGCACCGGCCCGCGCGATCCGGCGCTCAGGAAGGCGCGGGTCTGCTACAACCATCTCGCCGGCGAGTTCGGTGTGCGCATGTTCGACAGCCTCGCGGCGCGCGGCCTCGTGGTGGAAGAGGGTGAGGAGGTCTCTCTCACCGATGAGGGCGAGGCGTTCGTCTCCGGCCTTGGCATCGACCTTCCGGCATTGACCTCGCTCCGTCGCCCGCTCTGTAAATCCTGCCTCGACTGGAGCATGCGGCGGACGCACCTTGCCGGCGCCCTCGGCACCGCGCTGCTCGACCGGTTCTACGATCTCGGCTGGGCGCGGCGTGTGGAAGGAACCCGTATCGTCAGCTTTACCGGGGACGGAGAGCGGCGCTTCCTGGAAATGTTCCCGGCGGCCTAG
- a CDS encoding carbohydrate ABC transporter permease — protein MGSLSNRTWIHAWLFLSPAMILLIAFTHYPAAVTLFHSFFSTPRGKRPAKFVGLENYETMLADSTFWTVLGNNLWYALGTIPLSIGIAIAMALWVDSKLKGRAFVRMAYFTPTVLPLIAVANIWMFFYTPGFGLIDQIRIPLGFSQQNWLGDPDAALNAVIVVAIWKEAGFFMIFYLAALQTIPTSLREAAAIEGAGRWYFFRRVTFPLLMPTTLFVSVNAVINSFRLVDHIFVMTEGGPDNASSLLLFYIYETSFRFWDTAYASTLTVALLILLFAVAIGQFLLLDKRVHYR, from the coding sequence ATGGGATCACTTTCCAACCGCACCTGGATCCATGCCTGGCTCTTTCTCAGCCCGGCCATGATCCTGCTGATCGCCTTCACCCATTACCCGGCCGCGGTGACCCTGTTCCACAGCTTCTTCTCGACGCCGCGCGGCAAGCGGCCGGCGAAATTCGTCGGGCTCGAGAACTATGAGACCATGCTCGCCGACAGCACCTTCTGGACCGTGCTCGGCAACAATCTCTGGTACGCGCTTGGCACCATTCCGCTCTCGATCGGGATCGCCATCGCCATGGCGCTCTGGGTCGACAGCAAGCTGAAGGGCCGCGCCTTCGTGCGCATGGCCTATTTCACCCCGACCGTGCTGCCGCTGATCGCCGTCGCCAATATCTGGATGTTCTTCTATACCCCCGGCTTCGGCCTGATCGACCAGATCCGCATTCCGCTCGGCTTCAGCCAGCAGAACTGGCTCGGCGACCCGGACGCCGCGCTCAATGCCGTCATCGTGGTGGCGATCTGGAAGGAAGCAGGCTTCTTCATGATCTTCTACCTCGCCGCGCTGCAGACCATTCCGACATCGCTCCGGGAAGCCGCCGCCATCGAGGGCGCCGGACGCTGGTATTTCTTCCGCCGCGTCACCTTCCCCCTGCTGATGCCGACCACGCTCTTCGTTTCGGTCAACGCGGTGATCAATTCCTTCCGCCTGGTCGACCATATTTTCGTGATGACCGAGGGCGGCCCGGACAATGCGAGCTCGCTGCTGCTCTTCTACATCTACGAGACGTCCTTCCGGTTCTGGGACACGGCCTATGCCTCGACCCTGACCGTGGCGCTGCTGATCCTTCTCTTCGCCGTCGCCATCGGCCAGTTCCTGCTGCTCGACAAACGGGTGCATTACCGATGA
- a CDS encoding CoA transferase produces the protein MYKVLQDLTVVEGASFIAAPSCTLNMLQMGATVIRFDAIGGGLDYRRWPKAPNGASLYWEGLNKGKKSVALDLRNPEGRELALRLATAPGEGRGLFVTNYPVSGFLSHEALKARREDIISLRVMGWADGTQGVDYTANAGAGFPLMTGEPGLPGEKRPVNHVLPAWDLIAGAQAAFALLAAERERQKSGEGVEIRLPLGDIALSTLGTLGQVAEVMTEPEDRPSYGNDVFGAFGRDFKTADGRYIMLVALSPRQWTGLLTALGIEAEIAAVEAETGVSFAKDEGLRFEYREKINPVVEKAVAARTLDELAPLFRENGVCWEPYRTVREAVASDRFKEMGKPYHDVTHGSGLTYPTSDTPIDFHDRPSDVPTAAPRLGQDTDEVLSAFLGMSSGEIGRLHDDGIVAGADT, from the coding sequence ATGTACAAAGTCCTTCAAGATCTGACGGTGGTCGAGGGCGCCTCCTTCATCGCCGCTCCCTCCTGCACCCTCAACATGCTGCAGATGGGCGCCACGGTAATCCGGTTCGACGCGATCGGCGGCGGACTCGATTACCGGCGCTGGCCGAAGGCACCGAACGGAGCGAGTCTTTACTGGGAAGGCCTCAATAAAGGCAAGAAATCCGTCGCCCTTGATCTGCGCAATCCGGAGGGCCGCGAGCTCGCGCTGCGCCTTGCGACGGCGCCGGGCGAAGGCCGCGGTCTCTTCGTCACCAACTATCCGGTTTCCGGCTTCCTCTCGCACGAGGCGCTGAAGGCACGGCGCGAGGACATCATCAGTCTCCGTGTCATGGGCTGGGCCGACGGGACGCAGGGTGTCGACTACACCGCGAATGCCGGCGCCGGCTTCCCGCTGATGACCGGCGAGCCGGGCCTTCCGGGCGAGAAGCGGCCGGTGAACCACGTGCTGCCCGCCTGGGACCTGATCGCCGGTGCGCAGGCCGCCTTCGCCCTGCTCGCCGCAGAGCGGGAGCGGCAGAAGTCCGGCGAAGGGGTGGAGATCCGCCTCCCCCTCGGCGATATCGCCCTCTCGACGCTCGGGACCCTCGGACAGGTCGCCGAGGTAATGACGGAGCCGGAGGACCGCCCGAGCTATGGCAACGACGTGTTCGGCGCCTTCGGCCGCGACTTCAAAACCGCCGACGGCCGCTACATCATGCTTGTCGCACTTTCGCCCCGGCAATGGACCGGGCTCCTCACTGCGCTCGGTATCGAAGCGGAGATTGCCGCTGTCGAAGCGGAGACCGGCGTCAGCTTCGCCAAGGACGAGGGTCTCCGCTTCGAGTACCGCGAGAAGATCAACCCGGTGGTCGAGAAAGCCGTCGCCGCGCGCACGCTCGACGAACTCGCGCCGCTCTTCCGCGAGAACGGCGTCTGCTGGGAGCCCTACCGCACCGTCCGCGAGGCCGTCGCGAGCGACCGTTTCAAGGAGATGGGCAAGCCCTATCACGACGTCACCCACGGCAGCGGCCTCACCTACCCGACCTCGGACACGCCAATCGATTTCCACGACCGTCCCTCGGACGTCCCGACGGCGGCGCCGCGTCTCGGCCAGGATACGGACGAGGTTCTCTCCGCCTTCCTCGGCATGAGCAGCGGCGAGATCGGACGCTTGCATGACGACGGCATCGTCGCCGGAGCAGACACGTGA